One stretch of Harmonia axyridis chromosome 1, icHarAxyr1.1, whole genome shotgun sequence DNA includes these proteins:
- the LOC123671610 gene encoding neogenin isoform X5, producing MRNKDGTEFKEATVKAHVLEFTIEPTDTVVENGQSAVLDCMVKASQHQSTVLIQWLDGDRQKLTFSGDTYRSQLTNGSLYITSVSEELGLTGTYRCMATLPNIGSIVSRNATLSVASLSGFHDGPRDLTVFVGQKAYFACRVQALPQPKIKWLKDERPFHLDDLRMTILPSGALEIDEVVESDQGAYRCNASSLNSYNLSSKAILKVDADIDKATQITAPNFIAKPHREVVIEGQEVSLDCAANGYPKPSIKWLKDGVTIDMNDLDSRYSLVGTTSSLRITNIQESDTGTYQCRAHNKEDSDDASATIDVQVPPRFLVKPDDIIEFEKKDIQLNCSVYGKPTPKIEWLRNGEPLLSSDYYQIVNGHNLKIMGLVLGDSGLIQCTAYNSAGNVQTAANVKVLKAESKKVKHKGAPKKVPALDTGKLLKNQSFTLFSSLKSEKTAKLSDVDFSHLYQRANFKPGPTNDLKNFNPMSAFSSLVSSDANDTDIEYFQANLPTYPKPISGQQQAGKKDGVEIGAPQDVKAPVIKGRFIILSWKPPVGNAEDIEGYSVYYQQEGSERERVQNSSRSKLEEIKIGGLIPGRVYHFRVVPFSSKASGHTSKVLTITTLAEEQVPSPPLFFEAYATGARSIHVSWRPPENPIGTVEKYTVYYMETRSSIEHHIDTNELEWDFNNNLGVYTEYSLWVVAVNQNGPGAATEEKIVRTFGDIPSEPPFNVSIEAASTSLTVLWQPPPLYAQNGIITGYKIKMRKTGSKKAQTTTASANERSYVFTDLDKETGYQIRLWAMNTNGTGPPTDWYTAETNENVLDESKVPDKPGPLTVRPFSDKVFVSWTPPKNQNIKIRNYILGWGKGVPDMLSEELDDKTRSYMIERLEPNSEYVISLRVSNQMGAGIPAYANVRTQDEPPPEPPQPLIPPIGLKAHVLSKDSVVLYWTDTTLGKKQIINDDNRYYVVKYAADKSLKSKFLNVSDLNVMISDLKPNTLYEFSVKLVRGRKESPWSMVVTNSTWDTPPSAAPRDLDVHMTEDTQQVELSWQPPKMSGSRVTGYIIFYTDNVAKSDREWSVLAIKGDKHTSIIPDLKPFTEYFFKIQARNGRGVGPFSTVVTFKTGQTVGIAHSSRGQASDSDSIFTVDVLLYLIIVGCAIAVTTGSIVIAYLCCQRKPPPATSPDRSKKGYQKGNQNIKPPDLWIHHDQMELKNLEKSHSSNDAASSSGALTLPRSVGGNDYDNHDNIHSSSLDKRTYVPSYMDDKKRTPKSKPISFPVDSKPPREPIATPINTAGISQSSTDSTPSSKPPYTRTQYSAPRAHVTVDAGHPNTALIENPYASHPSNIPIGFEGMPSYISFSTPSYNQT from the exons CTCATGTTCTCGAGTTCACGATAGAACCCACAGACACGGTGGTAGAAAATGGTCAATCTGCCGTTCTGGACTGTATGGTCAAAGCATCGCAACATCAGTCAACTGTCCTTATACAATGGCTAGATGGAGACAGGCAAAAACTAACTTTTTCTGGTGATACTTATAG ATCTCAGCTCACAAATGGATCATTGTACATCACCAGTGTCAGCGAAGAATTGGGATTAACTGGTACCTACAGATGTATGGCGACGTTGCCAAACATAGGTTCCATCGTGAGCCGTAATGCAACTCTCAGTGTAGCCA GTCTCTCCGGTTTCCACGATGGTCCACGAGATTTGACCGTCTTCGTTGGCCAGAAGGCTTATTTTGCTTGTAGAGTCCAGGCTCTGCCTCAGCCCAAGATAAAATGGTTGAAAGACGAGAGGCCGTTCCACTTGGATGACTTGAGGATGACCATCCTGCCTTCTGGTGCGCTAGAAATAGATGAAGTGGTTGAATCGGACCAAGGAGCTTACAG ATGTAACGCTTCAAGCTTAAACTCTTACAATTTAAGTAGCAAAGCTATATTAAAGGTTGACGCGGATATCGACAAAGCCACCCAAATAACAGCTCCGAACTTCATAGCAAAGCCACATAGGGAGGTGGTTATCGAGGGTCAAGAAGTTTCGCTAGATTGTGCAGCTAACGGTTATCCCAAGCCATCTATCAAATGGCTTAAGGATGGAGTAACTATCGACATGAA tgaCTTGGATAGTAGGTACAGTTTGGTTGGTACCACTAGTTCTCTCAGGATTACCAACATACAAGAGTCGGATACTGGGACATATCAATGCCGAGCACACAATAAGGAAGATAGTGACGATGCTTCTGCTACAATTGATGTTCAA gTGCCTCCAAGGTTTTTAGTAAAACCAGACGATATAATAGAATTCGAAAAGAAAGACATTCAGTTGAACTGTAGTGTGTACGGTAAACCTACGCCTAAAATCGAATGGCTCAGGAATGGAGAACCCTTACTTTCTAGCGATTATTATCAAATCGTTAACGG CCATAACCTCAAAATAATGGGGCTAGTATTGGGGGATTCAGGACTGATTCAATGTACGGCCTACAACTCTGCAGGAAATGTTCAGACAGCAGCTAATGTCAAGGTCCTGAAAGCAG AGTCGAAGAAGGTCAAGCACAAGGGCGCGCCCAAAAAGGTGCCAGCCCTCGATACGGGCAAGCTCCTCAAGAACCAGTCGTTCACGTTGTTCTCCAGTCTGAAATCGGAAAAGACAGCGAAACTGTCAGACGTCGACTTCAGCCACCTCTATCAGAGGGCTAACTTCAAGCCGGGTCCGACCAATgacctgaaaaatttcaatccGATGAGCGCCTTCTCCTCATTGGTTAGCAGCGACGCGAACGACACGGACATTGAGTATTTCCAAGCTAACCTTCCCACCTACCCTAAACCCATTTCAGGACAGCAGCAGGCCGGTAAGAAGGATGGAGTTGAGATTGGGGCGCCTCAGGACGTTAAAGCTCCTGTGATCAAGGGTAGGTTCATCATACTAAGCTGGAAGCCGCCGGTGGGCAATGCGGAAGACATCGAGGGTTATTCTGTCTACTACCAACAGGAGGGGAGCGAGAG AGAAAGGGTACAAAACTCAAGCCGTTCAAAGCTGGAAGAAATCAAAATCGGTGGTCTGATCCCAGGAAGAGTGTATCACTTCCGCGTTGTGCCCTTCAGTTCCAAAGCCTCGGGTCACACATCCAAAGTATTGACCATAACCACATTAGCCGAAGAACAAGTTCCAAGTCCACCTCTCTTCTTCGAAGCTTATGCCACAGGTGCCAGATCTATACACGTCAGCTGGAGACCACCAGAGAATCCGATAGGAACGGTAGAAAAATACACAGTATACTATATGGAG ACAAGATCATCTATCGAACACCATATCGATACCAACGAACTGGAATGGGATTTCAATAATAACTTGGGAGTGTATACGGAATACAGCTTATGGGTTGTTGCTGTCAATCAGAATGGACCCGGAGCTGcaactgaagaaaaaattgttagAACTTTTGGAGACATACCTTCAGAACCACCATTTAACGTTTCAATCGAAGCTGCCAGCACT AGTTTAACAGTTCTTTGGCAGCCTCCGCCACTTTATGCACAAAACGGTATAATAACGggttataaaattaaaatgagAAAGACTGGTTCGAAAAAAGCTCAAACTACCACTGCCTCTGCCAATGAAAGAAGTTACGTTTTCACTGATTTAGATAAAGAAACAGGGTATCAGATAAGGTTATGGGCCATGAATACCAATGGTACAGGACCTCCAACGGATTGGTACACTGCTGAAACGAATGAAAATGTCCTTGATGAAAGCAAAGTGCCTGATAAACCTGGCCCCCTTACAG TTCGGCCGTTTTCTGACAAAGTATTTGTAAGTTGGACTCCGCCAAAAAATCAGAacataaaaatcagaaattacATCTTGGGATGGGGTAAAGGAGTCCCAGATATGTTATCCGAAGAACTTGATGATAAAACAAGGAGTTATATGATTGAAAGATTAG aaccaAATTCTGAATATGTGATAAGTTTGAGAGTGAGTAATCAAATGGGAGCTGGAATACCAGCTTATGCTAATGTTAGAACTCAAGATGAGCCTCCACCAGAGCCACCACAACCTCTAATTCCACCTATAGGCCTTAAAGCTCATGTATTGAGTAAAGATTCTGTCGTATTATATTGGACTGATACCACCCTAGGAAAGAAACAG atAATCAATGATGATAATCGTTATTATGTGGTGAAGTATGCTGCTGATAAAAGTTTGAAAagtaaatttttgaatgtgtcCGATTTGAATGTGATGATAAGTGATCTCAAACCGAATACTCTTTATGAATTTTCTGTCAAATTGGTTAGAG GTCGAAAAGAAAGTCCTTGGAGTATGGTGGTAACTAACAGCACTTGGGACACGCCCCCCAGTGCTGCACCTAGAGATCTTGACGTTCACATGACAGAAGATACACAACAAGTGGAGTTGTCATGGCAACCACCTAAAATGTCTGGCTCACGAGTAACAG GTTATATAATATTCTACACTGATAATGTCGCTAAAAGCGATAGGGAGTGGTCAGTGTTGGCAATAAAAGGTGACAAACATACCAGTATCATACCAGATTTGAAACCGTTTACTgagtacttcttcaaaatccAAGCAAGAAATGGTAGAGGTGTTGGTCCATTCTCTACAGTTGTTACTTTTAAAACTGGGCAAA cTGTTGGTATTGCACATTCCTCTAGAGGACAAGCTTCAG ATTCCGATAGCATATTTACTGTTGATGTGCTATTGTACCTGATCATAGTTGGCTGTGCTATTGCTGTAACAACTGGTAGTATTGTCATAGCTTATCTGTGTTGTCAAAGAAAACCACCACCTGCGACATCACCAGATAGAAGTAAGAAGGGATACCAAAAGGGTAATCAGAATATCAAACCTCCTGATCTCTGGATACATCACGACCAAATGGAATTGAAGAATCTCGAAAAAAGCCATTCTAGTAATGATGCAGCAAGTAGTAGTGGAGCCCTTACGTTGCCTAGGAGTGTTGGTGGAAATGATTATGATAACCATGATAATATCCACTCCAGTTCTTTGGATAAGAGAACTTATGTTCCAAGTTATATGG ACGATAAGAAAAGAACACCTAAAAGTAAACCCATCTCGTTTCCAGTAGATTCTAAGCCGCCCAGGGAAC CCATCGCCACCCCGATCAATACAGCAGGTATCAGTCAGTCTAGTACAGATTCTACGCCATCTAGCAAGCCGCCATATACAAGAACACAGTACAGTGCTCCAAGAGCTCATGTTACAGTGGATGCCGGGCATCCTAATACAGCTCTTATAGAGAACCCATATGCTTCTCATCCAAGCAACATCCCGATTGGCTTTGAGGGTATGCCATCCTATATTAG TTTCTCAACCCCAAGTTACAATCAGACCTAA